CGCTTTATCGTTATGGTTAGACGAAATCGTTCTCGTTTCCCCTTCTTTGTAGATATGACAAATAAGCTGAACCTCTGAAGATTCCTCCTTTAAGTCCTCTTCAAGGATATCCCAGATCTCATTCGATGTATCTTCATCAGAATACATCTGAAAATCAATTCCCACTTCGTTATGAAGCTTGTCTTGAAGCGTAGACACAACTTTTCCATAATCATAATAGTATGGTAATGATTTTCGCGCCATTTCTTTTGTGTCAAACAAAACATTTATATTTTTCATCTAAGTCTCCTTATCATTGTTTTGGATAAGTTGCTTGCAAAAAAGCAACAGATTGCTTGATTAACGCTTTTAACACCTCAACATCAATATCTGCAACTTTATTCACGTACACACACGCCTTACCCGATGTATGCTTTCCAAAATCTTTTAATAATTGTTCTCTCTTTGTATCGCCTGTGGCAAAATACAAACTGATTTTTGCTTTTCTTGGTGAAAAACCTACTAGTGGTGCATCACCTTCATGTCCAGAATCATATTTATAATGGTACGAGCCAAATCCAATAATACTCGGTCCCCACATCTTTGCCGGATAGCCAGTAGTTTCTGTAAATATATCTAATAGTTTATAGGCATCTTCACGTTTCTTTGGACTTTCAACTTGTTCAATAAATTCAATGACACTATTGTCGGTTTCTTTAGTTTTTAATTCATACATAGCAAAAACCTCCTTTTTCCATAATTACCATTATAATAATTATGGTCACACTTAATACTACGCCATAAAAAGGATTTTTCCTTCTTTATTGTAACATTTGAAACAAAAGGTTTCTTTGGACGTCTATTAAAGTAGGAGGTGGTATTTTGAGGAAATTAGTAAGCATGATTTCACTATTGTTTATAGTGTTCTTAACTGGTTGCCAGACAAATCAAGGCATAGTCATTGATTGGGTTGATTTTGTAAAATGGGAAGGAACCATGTATGACGGAATATATTCCGCTGCGATTTCGGATGAAAAGTTCATCGGGAAGAAAATAGGTGAGGTGAAATTTAGGGTCTCAGACAATGTTTCCGACCCCGAATATAAAGTGAAAAATGGAGATGCTGCTTTTCACGAAAAAGGGACAGACATCTTTTCTGTAAAGGGGTATCCAAATCTAATCGCCTTAAAGTCATCTACAGCCGTTCACCAATATCAGCTTTATTATTCAAGGGAAAAAACTCAGTACAAATGGCACTACGATGACCTTCCCCTCGAAAAAGTAAATAAAATTGAAATCTATCAGGCCTATACAACAGAAGGAAACAAGCGGATTTCGGAAATAACTAAAGTAGAAGAGGTTTCCCGCTTCATTGAAATATTGAAAAATAGTAAAGACTCCCCTAGCTTCGAACCAAACACAGAAAAAGGAGACCCTGTCTATTATAAAATGGTCCTCTATACAGAAGACCCTGTCGCCTACATGTACGACTTTATGTACGACGGCCAAACATACTACTGGCATCCCTCCGAAACAGGCATATTAGCCAATGACATGCAAACCTTTATTCATGGGGACAGTCCCCCGCCGCAGTAAAGCATTACCGCGCTGGGGGACTGTCCCCTAATATGTATTCGTCGCGATTTGCTTTCTCAATATTGCACCTAACAAAACAATAGTATATTGTGGTATTCGGTGATATGGTTCATCAACTTAAACCATTAACTGATTGTTGGAGGTAATTTCTATGAAAGCAATGGCGATTGATAGGTATGGAAAAGTTCCAATGCGTTTAGCAGAAATACCTATGCCTGAGATTGATGAATATGAGGTACTTGCAGAAATTCATGCAGCCAGTATTAATCCTGCTGACTTTAAGATACGGGATGGGAAAGTGAAATTGTTAGTTAAATATAAAATGCCTCTAATCTTAGGGAATGACTTTTCTGGTGTCGTTGCGAAGGTTGGCGCAAAAGTCACTCGTTTTAAAGTGGGGGACGAAATTTATGGTCGCCCACGTAAGAGTAAAATTGGTACTTTTGCTGAATATATCGGTATTCATGAAAATGACATCGCCTTAAAACCAAAGAATTTGAGCTTTGAAGAAGCAGCATCGATTCCGCTGGTTGGGTTAACCTCCTATCAAGCCCTAACAGACATTTTGCATTTACAAAAGGGACAAAAAATTCTAATTCACGCTGGTTCTGGGGGTGTCGGTACATTTGCTATTCAACTGGCCAAAATAATGGGTGCAACTGTGGCAGCGACTGCCAGTGAAGCAGGTACGAATTTAGTCAAATCTCTTGGTGCAGATGAAATTATTAATTACAAGACAGAAAAATTTGAAGAGAAATTGAAAAACTTTGATGCCGTATTTGATACACTTGGAGGCGAGATACTTGAAAAATCATTCAAAGTGATAAAAAGCGGAGGAAAAATTGTGTCCGTTTCGGGATTACCGAATGCTCGTTTTGGTAAAGAATATGGTTCAGGATTTTTTAAAACGTTGTTGTTTACAGCAGCAAGTTATAAACTTACTGCGCTTGGGAAGAAGCATAATGTTCAATATACGTTTTTGTTTATGAAACCAAGTGGAAATCAATTACAGATAATCACAGATTTTATTGAGGCTGGTAACATCAAACCTATAATTGATAGAGTTTTTCCTTTTGAAGAAGCTCAAAAAGCGATGGAATATGTGGAGTCAGGAAGAGTGAAAGGGAAAATAATATTAAAAATTAAATAGTTGTAGTTTACTCTTCGTTCAAACTTTATTCTAAAGCTACAAATGCTCTTCCAGGCATTACTTGATAAAATTCGCAGTGAACAAAGCCCTTAAACGCTAAAAAACAAAGCAGCGGCATAATAATATCCGCTGCTTTTAGTAGCATTACTGCAAATTAAAGAACACCTGGCCACCGACCATCTCTTCATACCAAAAATGCGCTTTTCCCCTAGCTTTAATCCACTTAGTAATGTAGCCCTCTTTTTAACTACCAAAATCATACTATTGTTTTTTAATAGGAGTGACCACAGAAAATAAACTTTCGGTAGGATCTGATACATTAAATTCAATAATCTTGTATCCAGTATCCCCTTCTTTGTACTCGGTATTAGTTGTAATAGCTAATTGGTTACGGTCCATTCTACTTACTTCCCTTCTAACAATATCACACAGAAGTTACTATATGTAGAATGTTAAAAAGGGTGCTTAATTTTTTCAAAAAAAGTCATGCCCTTGTAAATAGACTTTAATTTAATGTCACACTCTTGTTCTTTTTTTGAAAAATTTAAATGATATGATATTTTGTGCAAGCTCCAATTGATTTTATAAAAAGAGAGTGAAAATTATGCTGAACGTAAAAGAAGCAGCTGAACATTTAACCTCGGCTGGCATTGCCGCAAGTGAAGATATGGTAATGAATTGGATTGAGGAAGGAAAACTTAAGGCCGAAGTCGCCCAAAGAAGGAAAACTACATACAAAATCAGCGTTAAGGATCTTACTGAATTCATCATTCAAAAGCATGTTGCACAACTGATTTCACAAAATGAACAGTCACATCGTGAAAACCGGTACCTTACCGAGCAATTAGAGCTACTAAAAACCCGTGTACATATTGAACAATCAAAAGTACGCACCTTAAAAAAATTGCTTAACTCACAAATTGAAGGCACCGAACCTAGTACTTTTCCCTATGATGAGTTGTTGGGTTTAAAGAAACAAAACTCGAATAATAGCCAAACACTAAAAAAAGAATTTAAAAAACTGCTGAAAGCCCTCCATCCTGACCGGGGAGGTGATGAAAGGCTGTTTAAGGTGTTCCATGAACATTACGAGAACCTTAAATAATCATGAACAAACACTATACTATAGGTTCTTTATATAAACAAAATTGTTTTGTAGCTCCTTTTCACTAACTGAAATCCTAATTGCTAAATCTTTGGTCCGCAATACAAAATCTTTGACCCCAATAAATTCGGATTCAGCAATTAAATAGAATTGTGTTCCTTTTTTTATACCATTAAAATTTTTCTTAAGCTTATAGATCTTCATTTACTTACCGAACTACTCCCATACTATTTTTAACAAATATATTCGACAACCTTTTTTCTTATATTACCATAAATCCTACATCCACTTCTTTAACACAATAAAAAAATGACATGTGACCATTCACACGTCATTTTTTTATATTTAAAAGTGCTTCCTTCATTATGAAGCTTTTTGAATACGGATGGTCTTTCCTTCTTTACGTTGCTTCTTAAATTCAGCTGCTGCTGTAAAAAGAACGTCTGTAGAAGAGTTAAGAGCTGTTTCAAACGAATCCTGTAAAACTCCGATAATAAATCCTACTCCAACCACCTGCATCGCCACATCCCCAGGAATTCCGAATAAGCTACATGCAAGAGGAATTAACAACAATGAACCACCGGCAACACCTGAAGCGCCGCAAGCACAAACCGCTGCTAATACACTAAGAATAATTGCAGTAGGAATGTCCACTTGAATGCCAAGTGTATGTACCGCTGCAAGTGTCAAGACAGAAATCGTAACGGCTGCACCAGCCATATTAATCGTCGCACCCAGGGGAATAGATACAGAATACGTATCCTTATCTAGACCCAAATCTTCACACAATTTCATATTCACAGGAATATTAGAAGCCGAGCTTCTTGTAAAAAATGCTGTAATTCCACTTTCCTTTAAACACTTAAACACAAGTGGATATGGGTTTTGGCGAATATTTACGAACACGATGATTGGGTTCACTACTAAAGCAACAAGAAGCATACATCCAATCAAAACAGCCAGCAATTTCCCATAACTTAGTAAAGACTCAATTCCATTTGCAGTAATAGAGTCAAATACTAGACCCATGATTCCTAATGGAGCGAATCGAATAACCCATGTAACTAATTTCGAAACCGCATCAGAAAAATTAGCAATCAATGTTTTAGTAGTATCAGCAGCATTTTTCAGTGCCAAACCAAGTAGTACCGCCCATGCTAAAATACCGATATAGTTCGCGTTAAAAACTGCTTTTACTGGGTTATCAACTACGTTTAGAAGTAATGTTTTTAGGACTTCCACTACACCCCCAGGAGCCGTAACATCCTCCGCTCCTTTACCTAGAGTTAAGCTAACAGGGAACACAAAACTTACGATTACCGCAATAAATCCAGCTAAAAAGGTGCCCAAAAGATATAGGACGATGATGGTTTTCATATTCGTTTTTTGGCCACTCTTATGTTGCGCAATGGCCGACATAACCAGGAAAAGTACCAATACAGGTGCGATTGCTTTTAATGCCCCAACAAATAACGATCCAAAAATGGCCACTGGTTTTGCAACATCCGGAATCGAGACAGCCAAAATGATTCCAATAATCAAACCAACAATAATTTGTTTGACCAAACTCAATTGATTCCATTTCTTCCATAAACTTTTCAAAGATAGCCCCCCTAGTAGTGTAAGATCATTTCAACATTTCATGGTCATTTTAGAAGTCTTGGCAAGAGTCTACATTTCTAGCAAACTAGTAACATCAATTCCCGCTGTACCTCATCACCTTAACCATTAAATAATAAGTAGTATTATATAGAATATTTAGATATATTACAATAGCTTCATTACTATTGTAAATTAAAAGATTATCGAGTCATCGTAGCTAAAAAAAATAAAGCTCTAGTCGTAACTAGAGCTTTTATGGATTAGTTTTCAATTCGCTTTTCGATATGAAACAACCGTTTGTCCATTTCTGTTAACCTGTTATTTAGATAATCTACTTCGAAATCTGTTTTCTTTTTACTCGCCTTCAAAATTCCTACTACGTCCTCAGCTTGGGCAGTTTCAATTCTATTAACAGTTTCCTTGACCTCTTTAATATCAGATTTTACATCGACCATATCGGTTTTTACTTCTTTCATATCTGTTTGTAATTCATTTATATCCGTTTTTACTTCTTGCATATCCGCTTGCAATACTCTGATATCCAATTTTACTTCTTGCATATCCGTTTGCAAAACTCTGATATCCGTTTTTACTTCTTGCATATCCGTTTGCAATACTCTGATATCCGTTTTTACTTCTTGCATATCCATTTGCAAGACTCTGATATCCGTTTTTACTTCTTTCATATCCGTTTGTAATACTCTGATATCCGTTTTTACTTCTTGCATATCCGTTTGCAATACTCTAATATCCGTTTTTACTTCTTGCATATCCGTTTGCAATACTCTGATATCCGTTTTTACTTCTTTTATATCCGTTTGTACTTCTTTCAAACCCGTTTGTAATTCTTTTAAGATTCCAAGAATCTGTTCTTCCATTCCGCTCACCATCCATTTTTTTATTATAAGGGAATTTGCAATTGAATTCTACTTTATTAACTGCTGAAACTTTTTGAATGTGAAATAATTTTTGATAGAAAATAGAGGCTTAAATTAGAGTGAAGAGTTTACTGAGGATGCTTTTCCTTGCTCCATAGAGATGATCTTTTCT
The window above is part of the Bacillus sp. SORGH_AS_0510 genome. Proteins encoded here:
- a CDS encoding DUF1801 domain-containing protein, which codes for MYELKTKETDNSVIEFIEQVESPKKREDAYKLLDIFTETTGYPAKMWGPSIIGFGSYHYKYDSGHEGDAPLVGFSPRKAKISLYFATGDTKREQLLKDFGKHTSGKACVYVNKVADIDVEVLKALIKQSVAFLQATYPKQ
- a CDS encoding NADP-dependent oxidoreductase yields the protein MKAMAIDRYGKVPMRLAEIPMPEIDEYEVLAEIHAASINPADFKIRDGKVKLLVKYKMPLILGNDFSGVVAKVGAKVTRFKVGDEIYGRPRKSKIGTFAEYIGIHENDIALKPKNLSFEEAASIPLVGLTSYQALTDILHLQKGQKILIHAGSGGVGTFAIQLAKIMGATVAATASEAGTNLVKSLGADEIINYKTEKFEEKLKNFDAVFDTLGGEILEKSFKVIKSGGKIVSVSGLPNARFGKEYGSGFFKTLLFTAASYKLTALGKKHNVQYTFLFMKPSGNQLQIITDFIEAGNIKPIIDRVFPFEEAQKAMEYVESGRVKGKIILKIK
- a CDS encoding J domain-containing protein gives rise to the protein MLNVKEAAEHLTSAGIAASEDMVMNWIEEGKLKAEVAQRRKTTYKISVKDLTEFIIQKHVAQLISQNEQSHRENRYLTEQLELLKTRVHIEQSKVRTLKKLLNSQIEGTEPSTFPYDELLGLKKQNSNNSQTLKKEFKKLLKALHPDRGGDERLFKVFHEHYENLK
- the sstT gene encoding serine/threonine transporter SstT produces the protein MKSLWKKWNQLSLVKQIIVGLIIGIILAVSIPDVAKPVAIFGSLFVGALKAIAPVLVLFLVMSAIAQHKSGQKTNMKTIIVLYLLGTFLAGFIAVIVSFVFPVSLTLGKGAEDVTAPGGVVEVLKTLLLNVVDNPVKAVFNANYIGILAWAVLLGLALKNAADTTKTLIANFSDAVSKLVTWVIRFAPLGIMGLVFDSITANGIESLLSYGKLLAVLIGCMLLVALVVNPIIVFVNIRQNPYPLVFKCLKESGITAFFTRSSASNIPVNMKLCEDLGLDKDTYSVSIPLGATINMAGAAVTISVLTLAAVHTLGIQVDIPTAIILSVLAAVCACGASGVAGGSLLLIPLACSLFGIPGDVAMQVVGVGFIIGVLQDSFETALNSSTDVLFTAAAEFKKQRKEGKTIRIQKAS